The Amaranthus tricolor cultivar Red isolate AtriRed21 chromosome 6, ASM2621246v1, whole genome shotgun sequence genome has a segment encoding these proteins:
- the LOC130815965 gene encoding GDSL esterase/lipase At1g29670-like, whose protein sequence is MWRTLAFCVVIFWSTFVNGQPQRPCYFIFGDSISDAGNNNRLITMAKTNYPPYGVDFPGQIPTGRFTNGRTIVDVFSELMGFQNSVKTYSNITLLDPDIVRGVNFASGAAGILPESGSALGDRVWMDRQLANYKLILLKLQLMVEGLVKYYVNRCFYIITMGSNDYINNYFLPQNYPTSRLFTVQQFARLLRARFRTQLQTLYNSGARRVVVFGLGQLGCIPATIARNNATQCVTEINQAVELFDTQVRSLVDDFNANLPGARFTFVNITAIQTANPLPPGFITDSTCCQLRSDFQCEPNTPPCADRNIYAFMDGFHPTEIVNQIAATTIFTTQNRDFVGPFSFSELLAN, encoded by the exons ATGTGGAGAACTTTAGCTTTTTGTGTTGTTATTTTTTGGTCAACTTTTGTAAACGGTCAACCACAAAGGCCATGTTATTTCATATTTGGTGACTCAATTTCTGATGCTGGAAATAATAACAGGCTAATAACAATGGCTAAAACTAATTATCCACCATATGGGGTTGACTTTCCTGGTCAAATTCCCACCGGAAGGTTTACAAATGGTCGTACTATAGTTGATGTATTTA GCGAACTCATGGGGTTTCAAAATTCCGTAAAAACATACAGCAACATCACTCTATTAGATCCAGATATAGTAAGAGGCGTTAATTTCGCATCAGGTGCTGCGGGAATTTTGCCAGAAAGTGGATCCGCCTTG GGTGATCGGGTGTGGATGGATCGACAGTTAGCAAATTACAAACTCATATTGTTGAAGCTTCAGTTGATGGTTGAAGGTCTGGTTAAATACTACGTAAACCGGTGCTTCTACATAATTACTATGGGTAGCAATGACTACATTAATAATTACTTCTTGCCCCAAAACTATCCTACTAGTAGGCTCTTTACTGTTCAACAATTTGCCAGATTGCTTAGGGCTCGCTTTAGAACTCAATTACAG ACGCTATACAATAGTGGTGCAAGAAGAGTAGTGGTTTTTGGATTGGGTCAACTTGGGTGCATACCAGCTACGATTGCCAGGAACAATGCAACTCAATGTGTTACTGAAATCAACCAAGCAGTAGAGCTTTTCGATACTCAGGTTCGATCTTTAGTTGATGATTTTAATGCAAATCTTCCCGGCGCCAGATTCACATTCGTTAATATTACTGCAATCCAAACGGCTAATCCTTTACCTccag GGTTTATTACGGATTCGACTTGTTGTCAATTAAGAAGTGATTTCCAGTGTGAGCCAAATACTCCACCATGCGCGGATAGGAACATATATGCTTTCATGGATGGATTTCATCCAACTGAGATTGTGAATCAAATTGCGGCAACTACTATTTTTACCACTCAAAATCGCGATTTTGTTGGTCCCTTCAGCTTCAGTGAACTGCTTGCTAATTAG